A stretch of Malus sylvestris chromosome 11, drMalSylv7.2, whole genome shotgun sequence DNA encodes these proteins:
- the LOC126590971 gene encoding uncharacterized protein LOC126590971 isoform X1, translated as MLESRYPIGSGSGSVKGWHAAELAKFKAFDDREDNDHYIQNTKDKEEYIQREINEEEEDLQKGVGDSMTRLTQLEKDLMLAVKFVVQKVTTALVIVCTGILFQRALLCPSNMI; from the exons ATGTTGGAATCCCGATATCCTATCGGATCAGGATCCGGATCCGTCAAGGGGTGGCATGCGGCGGAACTGGCAAAGTTCAAAGCGTTCGACGACCGTGAGGACAACGACCACTATATCCAGAATACTAAAG ACAAAGAGGAATATATCCAAAGAGAAATaaacgaagaggaggaagatTTACAGAAGGGTGTTGGAGACTCAATGACTCGACTGACTCAACTGGAAAAGGATTTGATGTTGGCTGTGAAATTTGTTGTACAGAAGGTAACCACGGCACTGGTAATTGTCTGTACTGGGATTTTATTCCAGCGGGCGTTACTGTGCCCATCAAATATGATATAG
- the LOC126590971 gene encoding uncharacterized protein LOC126590971 isoform X2 — protein MLESRYPIGSGSGSVKGWHAAELAKFKAFDDREDNDHYIQNTKDKEEYIQRETKKEEEHLQKGVGDSMTRLTQLELDDKESLIINLMVCNYSDY, from the exons ATGTTGGAATCCCGATATCCTATCGGATCAGGATCCGGATCCGTCAAGGGGTGGCATGCGGCGGAACTGGCAAAGTTCAAAGCGTTCGACGACCGTGAGGACAACGACCACTATATCCAGAATACTAAAG ACAAAGAGGAATATATCCaaagagaaacaaagaaagaggaggaaCATTTACAAAAGGGTGTTGGAGACTCAATGACTCGACTGACTCAACTGGAACTCGACGACAAAGAATCTCTTATCATTAACCTCATGGTTTGCAATTATTCCGACTATTGA